The nucleotide sequence TCATAAAAACTAAAGTTTGATTGAAGTGCTTCATCAAAAAAATCTTGAATGTATTTGGGGTCATTTAAGGCGAGTTTTTTATAAACATTAGCTCGAAAAGAGGAAGCCTTAGCTTGATGCACTCCGACAGATCATTCTCAAGTGCTATTAAAAAATAGCTTAAAGTTATAATTTCCAATAAAAAATCCCACTTAATCGCCTATATTGTAGTAGCTTACACCGACAATAACAGCAAGTGGGACTTTCAATGTACGATACTCTTTTTCCCGAATATTTCATCGAGGAATTACGGCAAACTATAGGAATTTTATGCGGACCATTGAAGATTGCGGGGCAAATCATACTTCGTCCTGAATTTCAAGAGATCAAAAAGGCAATTGAAGATGATCAACTTCAGTTGAGTAAAGATAGAGCCGCCACTAGAAACCGCGAGTTTAAAAACAGCTCTACCCAAAAACACCCCCCAGCTGAATTGGTGGTGGCGTTGTTCATAGCCCGTCACTTTTATGATAATTGTTACGGTGAACGAGGCTATAGTATGCTATGTGAGAATAGTTCCTTGCAGCAGTTTATTGGGCGCTTGGGCATAGGAAGCTTCCCTTCACGCAATACGATTCATGAACAAGTCTCTGCTCTTTCTGAGAAGACCCTTAATCTTTTTCATCAAGCTATTTTGAACTGCGTTAAGGAGTGTGGCCTGGATGATTTTTCAGCAGTGATTATTGATTCTACAGCCATTAAGGCCGATTCAGCGTGGCCTGTCGATAGTCAATTACTAAAGAACCTTAGTTGTAAAATGATGAAAAATATCAGTGACGTTCATGATCAGCTTCCCTGTGTTGAGCGCAGAAAGATCCCTCTCAAACGCCTGCAAAATTACTGTGATTATATGAGTAAACTGGATTTCGAGATCTCTATGCTTAAAGGAAAAAAAGGAGCAAGAAAAATGAGGCAAAAGTTTTATACGCAAGAACTTTTACCGAGGTGCCGAAAATTTATTATTCGCCTGGAGAAGACTCTTCCTCAAATTAAACAACACTGTGAAAGTGCCAAAGTTCTGATGATTGACGAATGTCTATCTCGCTTCATAGATAAAGTTTTGATGGTTGAACATCGCTTCAACATGGCTCCTAAGGACTACGATACGAAGACGGCACGGAAAATTTACAGCATGAGTGATAATGATGCAGCATTTATTAAAAAGGGTGGTCGAGAAACCGTATTTGGCTACCGACCAAATTTCGCCTTTAGTGCCAATGGTTTTCTGACATCATTCACCCTAGAATCTGGAAATACTAGTGACAGCAAGGCCTTCAGTAATTGCCTTGATGAAAATAAAAAGATGACGGGCGAGACCGCAATGATGATCAGTGTGGATGACGGATATAGCTCTGCCGCCAATTTAGATGATGCCATCGAAAAAGGGGCGACATTAGTCAGTGTTAGTGGCTCAAAGGGAAAGAAGCTCTTAGGAGAAGATATTTATGAGAGTGAAAACTACCAACTTGCGAGAAATATCCGATCAATTTCCGAAGCAGGTATTTCAAAGCTGAAGAACTATCACAACCTTGAGCGATTTACCGTTTGTGGCTTAAAGAGGGTTCGTCAAGAAACTCTCATAAGCGCCATAGGATTCAACTTGGAAAGGATCTGCCAGTTATTATGTCAAATAGAGATTGAGGTCGCCGCATAGAATGTCGGAGTGCATCTAGCTTGTTGATAATAACTGGAGTCAAGAATTTTAAGCAGACGCTTTACATTGGCCTCATTTACAGGGATTTCTTTGAAGAGCCGTTCAGAATAATAAAAATCAAGTAAATGCTTTTCAATAATATCAAAGAAAAGATCAATTCTATCAGCACGGCCCTTGGTCAAATCTAAAGCTAAAAGGAAACGAGTTTCAGGCTTGAGTCCATCGCGGTAAATAAAGTCAATACCAGCAGATTGTTGACTCTGAGCACTTAATTTATCAGCTTCAGTTTTGAGGATGAAAGAGGCTTGAGCAGTGATTTCACTCGTAATATATTCGACTAAATCAGTTTTGATTTTTTCAGCAATACCTTGTGAAGGTTTCGCATCTTGAGCCAATAGTGTCAGAGAACTAAGAGCAAAAAGAATAATTTTTTTCATTTCTTCACCTAGTTTAAATTTTTCTTTGCCCAGTCCAAATAGAGTGCGCCAGTCTTCTGACGGTCATCATATTTTTCACTGCCAAGAGTTTGCCCCGTTAGTTTAACAAGGACTTTATAAGCTTTCTTGAGGTCGTAACTACCATTCACTTTTGGGAAGATATTGATGAGTGCTAATAAGAGCTGCTTTTTCTCTTGGCCTTTAGCGTAGCCATTAAGTTTGAGTGCTTGAGCAAAAGTACGGTCGAGGTAGCTGATATAGTTACCTTCTGCCTTAGCTAATTGATTCAGGAAAGCGATAAAACTAGGTAAGTAGCTCGGGTCAATTTCGACTCGTTTAACTTGGATTTTATAGATGTTGCCACGATAATTACTGTCGCCTGAAAGATTGCCCTCAAGCTCAGAAAGTTGAGTAATATATCCCTTAAATTTGGGGTCAGAGGAAAAACTCATGATGGTATCAATGGGGTAAGACGCATAGCTCTCATTAATATTGTCTTCAACAAATTTTACCAAAGTGGGAAGCGAGGCAGGGTAATTCTTTAGGCTATAGCAAGCGGCAGAAATGAAGCTGGAGTTATCTTTATATTTAAGCGCTTCGATATAGAACTCTTCTTCATTGAGTTCTGATGCGGGTTTTTGTGTTGTTTGGAGCGCCTGCTTTTGGTTTTTGACGGCGTCGAGCTCAGTCTTAATATTGGCCATAACCTTGGCTTCAACTTCTGCCTTGATCTCAGCTGCGTATTTTTGTTTTATTTCGTTTTCGACGTTTTTCGAAACCGTGGCTTGATCTGGGCCTTGGTTACATGCTGCCATTAAAAGCGCAAGCGGAAGTGCTTTGTAAAAATTATTCATTATTTCCTCACTCATTTTCCTATTATTTGAAGCCTTTAAGGTAACGTAAGGCGTTCAAACTTGAAGATGAAAATCATGAGTAATAGCAGGTTTTACTAAAATTTAACAATGTTTAATCTTCGGCAATGAGCAAGGATGCAGAACTGATGACTTTAGACATCGAGGGGCTTAGTTCTAGGGAGGTGTATATAAGACTTATGGACAGAGGAATAAGTGTCATCTGACTAGAAGGCTTAAGTAAAGGGTGTAATCTCTGTGAAAATGAAATCTAATCAGGGAAGTGTAAGTGAGTGATTTAAAGAGTGACCTTAATAAATTAGCAATATTTAGAACTTATTATGGTTTAACATATCTAATCTTAGCCTTAGTGAGTTTTGTACTTTTCCCCCAATCATTTACTGAAATGAGTGCGGGAGTTCTTATATTTAATATCACGATAGTTTTGTCTTATACATTTCTTTATATGCTGCCTTTATTGATGGCTATGGCCCTTAGCTGTGGTTTTAATAAGGCATGCAAATTTAGTGATCGAGTGAGTAACATCATTTCTTATACAGTGATGATTTTATCAGCAACATTTACGTCATTATTTTTCTACTTTGATTCGGAAATATTTAAGGGTTTTGGTTTCCACATTAATAGCTTTATATGGAATATCATTAGTACGCCAGGTGGGCTCGATTCAATGGGCGGCGGATATGGAATGCCTGTGATCGCGAGCATTTGGAGTATCTGCTTTGGTCTCATCTTTTTACTCATGTTATTTTTCGCGATAAAAATAGAAAAAAAGCAATTATTACCAAGTCGACTGAGCCGCAAAGTCAAAATATCTTTAGCGTGTGCTTATGTGCTTATTTTTCTCTATCAAGGAACTGTTTTTGGCTTGAGCCATTTCCAAGCTAAAAGTCATATTGTTTCTTCTGCGTATCGTTATCCAGGCTACATATCGATTACTTTTAGGAGCTTTTTGATTAAGAAACTAGGAATGGAAGAGATAAGAGAAAAAGATATTGCGGTCAAAGAAAATTCTTCAGCATTGAATTACCCTTCGGAAAAAATACAATTTAACGAGCCCAAGAAAAAACTTAATATTGTTTGGTTAGTGGCGGAATCTTGGCGTTATGGAACTGCGACCGAAGAAGTCATGCCCACGACATTCGCTTTTAAGAATAAAGCCACGGTATTTGAACAACATTACAGTGGTGGTAACGGTACTCGTATGGGAATGTTTTCCATGTTTTATGGTCTCTATGGCCCCTATTGGTTTAAAGTACTCAATGAACGACGTTCGCCAGTATTGTTGGATGTGTTACAAGAACAAAATTACCAGATGGAACTCTTTACCAGTGCAAAATTTTCTTACCCGGAATTTGATAAGACTATTTTTTCGAATATCCCTAAGGAACATTTACATCCGTCTAAAGGTAATGGCGGTTATTTAAATGATCGTAAAAAGGTGACTGAGTTATTAAACTTCATCGATGAACGCGATCAAACTAAACCTTTTATGTTTTTCATGTTTTTTGAATCACCTCATGCACCCTATACATTTCCAGAAGATTTAGTGGTAAAAAAGGATTATTTGGAACACACAAATTACGCGATGGTGGATATTAAAGAAAACATAGAATTGATTTATAATCGTTACCTAAATTCAATTTATCACCTCGATACACAGCATAAGCGTATTCTAGATTACCTGGAAGAAAAAAATCTCATGGAAAATACCATTGTGATTATGACTGGTGATCATGGTGAGGAATTTATGGAAGCAGGCCGTTGGGGTCATAATTCGGAATTTCATCAAGATCAAATTCGAGTACCATTTATATTATGGGTACCGGGACAAAAAGCGATGAAATATACTAAAATGTCAAGTCACTTGGATCTACCAGCACTCTTAGCTCCACATCTTGGGATTAGTAATAAACCAGAAGACTATAGCTTAGGCCACGATTTATTAGGAGAAGGAGATCGCCAGTTTACAGTGGTTTCTTCTTGGAATAATGTAGGTTTAATTACCGAGAAGGGGAAAATAGATATCCCTTTAAGTAGTGCACTTTCTTTTGGTAGTAGTGTTACTAGTGTTGATGATAAAGCTGTTTCAAAAGAAGAGAAAAAAGAGATAGAAGCAACTCCACATCTCATGCAAATGTTTAAGGGTTTGAGTAAGTTTCTGGAGAAGTAAATTTATACACGATTACCCATTACAAGGGGCAAAGCCTCTTAGTCGCCTAGTCAAGGAAAGGCATTTCCTTGCTGGGGGAGCTCGAGGGGGACAGCGTCCCTATCCTACGGGTCGCATCATGCCCTTTATTCTGGATAAGTAAATTTATCATTCATGTCTTTACTTATACCTGAAACCAGATCACGGGTTCAGGCATTATTAAAACACTAAGATAATGAGGCGATCACTAAAGAGAGCAAAAGTCACAAGCGGGCTTTTTCCTACACTTTAGAAGAATTAATCTTCGGTAATGAGCAAGGATGCAGAGCTGATGACTTTAGATATTGAAGGATTTAGGTCTAGGGAAGAGAGTTGAGTCAAGATATCACCCTGAGGTGCTAGCTGATTAAAATCATCCTGAGAATTTAGAAAATCCGCGATAGCAGTGAAATGAATGCATTGTTCACTAGCATTTTCGAGAGCTTTTTGCGCTAAACGCAAGCGTTTTAAATGAGGCTTGCGTGCGGGATGCGTCTTGACTGCAGCCACTAAATTAGCAGCGGATTCTTCAATGATACGCAGTTGGCGACTTTCTTCGGTCACCCACTGAGCAAATTGCTCGTTAACTTCTTCCAGTAGAGTAGGCATTAGGCGAGTACGCGGAAACCCAAATGAATCACGGGTTTATCTTGAGTCGCAAAGTTCATTTCAAATTCAGTTTGAACATCTGCAATATCGGCCAAAACACTTTGGTCAGGTTCAAGGAAAGGTAGTTGTGAGGTGACAGTTTTTATCCATTCAAGGTAGGGTAGGTCATCTGTGGCAAGGTGCAATGAGCCGCCTTTTTTGATTTTTCGGGTGACGCGATACACAAATTCACTCGAGAGCATACGGTTGCGTCGATGACGTTCTTTAGGCCAGGGATCTGGACAGATAACATGAACACGATCAATAGTGTGATCGGGGAGTTGAGTCCCAAAGAGTTCCCAGCCTAAGCAATGCAGTGCTTCTACATTGCTACAGTCGGCACGTGCGGCTTTGCCATTGAGTTTTCGTAAGCGGTCGAGTTTAATGTCTGCACCCATCACAAGGGCTTCGGGATAACGTTTAGCCAATTCAGTCGTAAAGCGACCTTTGCCACAGCCCATATCGAGTTCAATGCGGGGGCGATTAAAATCAATGATGCTATCTAGACGTTTGAATTCCCCAATGAGTTCAAGAGGAGTTTTGATTTCTAACATTTTAAAATTTCCTTAGGTGGCTTTCTATTGCCGTGTCTGATTTTTGGGGAAAATCATGGTTAAAGTGCAAGCCGCGACTTTCTTGGCGCGAGAGGGCACAATCAATAATGAGTTCTGATAAACAAGCTAGGTTACGGAGCTCGATTAAATCAGGAGTGATATTGAAATCCCAATAATAATGGGTGATTTCATGCTGAATATTACGAATGCGACGTTTGGCGCGCTGAAGGCGCTTATTCGTTCTAAAAATCCCCACAAAGTCCCACATGAAAGAACGCATCTCTTGCCAGTTATGAGTAATAACAACCTGCTCGTCTGAATCAGTAGCGTTGCCACTTGTCCAGCTAGGGACGGCATTCATTTGTGTTTGTAAAATAGACTGAGATAAAGAGGCATTCATTTCGGCGGCACATTCTGCGGATTTTCCGCCCATGACGACGGCTTCAAGTAAACTATTACTAGCGAGACGGTTGGCGCCATGGAGACCTGTACAGGCGGTTTCACCGATAGCATAGAGACGGGTAATATTCGTAGTTCCACAAATATCGGTCTTCACACCACCACAGCAGTAATGAGCAGCAGGAACAACGGGGATGGGATCTTTAGCCATATTTAAACCAATTGATTCACAAGTGGCAAAGATTTTCGGGAAACGCTTGCGCAGAAATTCTTCATTGTGATGAGTGATATCGAGATAGACGCATTTCTCACCCGTTTCTTTAAGTTCGCGGTCAATGGCGCGTGCTACGACATCGCGTGGAGCTAAACTTTTGAGTTCATGATATTTTTCCATGAAGTCGACGAGCTCATTTTTACGTCGGATTTTCAAAATGGCACCTTCACCACGAACCGCTTCCGAAATGAGGAAGCTATTGATGCGATGATCAAAAAGGCATGTGGGATGAAATTGAAAAAATTCCATATTTGCGATATCCGCATTGGCTCTGTAGGCCATAGCAATGCCATCGCCAGTGGCGATATCTGGATTTGTGGTATAGGTATAAACTTTGCCCGCACCACCGGTAGCTAAAATAGTAGACTTAGCTAGGAAAGTCGTGACGAGTTCATTATCTTTGTCGAGGATGTAAGCACCGAGGCAATTATTTTTATCAAGTCCCCAACCGAGTTTACCCGTAGTGATGAGATCTATAGCGTGAAAATTTTCAAAAACCTCAATTCTATCTTCTTGGCGACAAGCTTTCTCTAGGGCACGTATGACTTCAGTACCAGTAATATCTCCCGCATGCAGAACTCGGCGTTGGCTATGACCGCCTTCGCGACCGAGGTTATATTGGCCTGATTCATCATCGTCACTCTCGTCCACTTCTGAACGGCGAGTGAATTTAACGCCGAGATCAATGAGTTTTTGTATGGCTGTGGGACCTGCAGAAACTATATCGGTGACGACTTTTTCATCGCAAAGACCTGCCCCAGCTTTCAGTGTATCCGAAACATGGAGTTCAAAGCTGTCCTGATCGTTGATATCACTCATGACACAGGAGATTCCTCCCTGAGCATATTTACTATTGCATTCGCTGAGTTCTCGTTTGGAGATCAAGGCCACTGAGCCATGTTCTGCTGCTTGTAGAGCACAGTACATACCCGCGAGGCCGCTACCAATGATCAAGAAATCGTACTCGACTTTTTTCATATTTGTTTTTTCCAAAAATTTTGCTTAAATTACACGAAGGCGTGCTACTGACAAGCTGAGTTGACCTTTTGTGCCATTTATGCTGAAAAAAAAGTATTTGTGCTAGTTCGAATATTTTTATTGAGTGACTAGACGCATAAATTATTTTAGTGTTGATTGAATAATATTAGGAAGGATTATGCCTCAGTTTATTAGATTGCGTCCAGAATATAAATGCCATGAATCAGAACAAAAAGTTGCGACTTTACTCCAGCGTTTACCCAGTCATTGGATCGTTGTATGGGGTTACTACTACAAAGGACCTCGCGGAGTTTCTCGAGAAGGTGATTTTTTAGTATTCAATCCAGATGCAGGTGTCTTAGTCATTGAAGCTAAAGGCGGAGTTTTACGCAGAAATAAAAAAACGGGTGAATGGAATACCCATGGTCGCACTGCTCCAGATTCACAATTATTTAGAGAAATTCAGGGAGTAAGGGATATTTTGGCCCGCGCAGGTGGCTCCTACAAAATGGTGGTTAAAGGTGTATTGGCTTGTCCTGATTTGTGTATTCAAGGAAAGGTGAATGAGTACCAAGGCCTGCCACGTGAACTGATCATGGATCGTGATGACTTAGAGAGTTTTGTTCCTCAGATGGATGCGAAGCTAGGACGAATCATGAAAATTGGCGCGGGAGAAGCAGAAAAAATGTTTCGCAAGGCCTTTGTCAGTGAGGATGAGAGTGGCGTCGATCCCAAGTCGGTGAAAGAAACTGATAAGTACCTTACAAAACTCATTAATTCAAAAGTTACACGGGTGCTGAATCATTTGATTCACAATCGCCAGTTTGTGGTCAAAGGCGCCCCAGGTAGTGGTAAATCGTGGATGGCACTCGGCTTAGCTAGGATTTGGGCAGGACGTCGTCGTGAACGAGGGGGTTCGGTATTAATTCTTTGTTATAATCGCGCTTTACGCAATAAATTAAAAGATATTGCAGATAAAATGGAGCAAGGAGGTCAAGCGCGCAAGGGCACAATCACGGTGCGGCTTTGGGAAGATTTAGCCCGAGATATTTATAAGCAGAATGGTTTAGAATTTGTAGTTCCTGATGAGCAAGCCGCTCGTAACCAGTTTTATGAATCTCAGCTACCATTGACTTTAGAAGGCTTAGTGGCAGCAGGAAAAGTTACAGCGGAATATGATTGCCTTATAGTCGATGAAGCTCAAGACCACGATACAGAGTTTCCCATACATGGAACTAATGGACCTGGCTGGTGGTCCATTTATTTTTCATTACTCAAAGAAGGTGCAGCAGCACGTATTGCGGTTCTTTATGATTCGGATCAACGCCCGAGCTTTCGACGGGGTGGAATGAATGGTTTTGATGCAGAAAAACTTTATAGTGTCTTGGAGTCGAATCCTATTCGTTTGAATTTGTTCGAGAGCTATCGCTACACGATGAATATTTTTAAGTATCTCATTAAAATCAAATCAAATTCATCAAAAATTAGAACGATGGATTTAACTCCTGCAGAAGATTTACCCGCGGGGGAACCGGTAGTGGAAAAAGTACTGAAGCACCACCTCATTCCCAAGTACCTTGATGATACAATTAAAGATCTACTCAAACGCAAAGTCTGTCAGCCAGAAGAAATTATGATCATCGCCAATTCCTTTAGTAAAAATCGTCGTCTATTACCGAGTGGCACAATGGGGGGAGCTAAAATCAATAACGGCCTCTTTCCAGAGAAAAATAAGATCCTCTATATTTCAGCTAACAAAGTTAAGGGGCTCGAGACTAAAGTGGCATTTTTAGTCGGCTACGATGCCGATTTTCAGCAAGATGAGCAACAGTGTCAGAGTCTCTTCATTGGAGCCAGTCGAGCGCGGCAAATATTGTACGTCGTTTTTACCAAGTAGCTCGAGGCATAATAAATAGTAGTATTTATTATTAGCTTAACACTAAATTAAGAATCCAGATCTTGCTCAAAGCGGTAACTTTAGTTATAATCCACAATCAATTAATAATGATATGGAGATAGAGATATGATTGCAGCATGCCCCAATTGTGAGTGGAGTGATACAGTAGAGGATTCTTTTTTAGGCCAAACGGCTGAATGTCCCTCATGCGAAAATGACTTTGTTGTTGCCTCAGAAGTTCAAGAAGAAGTAGCACCGCCAAAGAAAAAGAAAAAGAAAATGACGGTAGCAAAACGTAAACCCGCAGTAAGGCGCCAAGCGGAAAGTATAGATGATTCTAGTAATCCTTACGCGGCTCCAGATAGTAGCGATACTCTAAGCGTAAATTCTGACGGCGAAGTACTGGAATACGGAGGCATGCAACGCGGAGCTTATTGGGGATGGAATTTTGGTTTAAACTTTTTAGCGCTGATTCCGATTGTCGGTCAAATTGGCGCGATTATTGGTTCCATTCATGTGATTCGCCAACGCTGTGTTAACCTCGGTTATAGCCTGTGGTATGGTTGGACAATTTTCATTCCGTTTTATAACTTTGTAGTAGGCTTTCGTTTCGCCTGTTGTCCAGAGGGTTATGCCGACCATAAAACTCTTGATAAGACGGGCAAGATACTATTAGGTGTTATGCTTGCCTTTATAGTTCTAATGTTCGTAGCAATTGGCGTCGCCGTAGCGGCCGGCGGAGCAGCAGGACGTCAATAAACGCTCTTTCCAGTAAACACAAAAAAGGGATGCTATTGAGCATCCCTTTTTTTATGACTATTGACTTTGCGACTTAGGCAAGTGAATCGTCAGCCACGAGGTATTTTGGGTCTTCGAGAATATTGACTTCTACGATGTCACCAGATTTTCTAAGTAGTGTAGCACATTCAGGACTGAGGTGACGGAGGTGAAGGATTTTACCTGCTGCTTTATAGCGCTCACTGAGTCCGTGAACTGCTTCTATCCCAGAGTGGTCACAGACTTTGGAATCAGCGAAGTCGATGTAGACATCTTTAGGATCATTATTAGGATCAAAGAGTTCTTTGAAAGAAGTGATGGAACCGAAAAAGACATTTCCTTTTACAACATAGGTTTTCTCAGTTTTACTTTCCTTAGTGACTTTGATTTTGATCTCTTTGGCAGAGTTCCATGCATAGATGAGGGCAGAAATGATAATACCGATACCCACTGCGACTGCGAGGTCAAGGAAGACGGTTACCGCTGATACAATGATAATGATGAGAATTTCAGATTTTTGGATTTTGCCAAATAAGCGCAGTGAAGACCATTCGAAAGTGGCGATAACAACCATGAACATCACACCGATGAGTGACGCGACGGGGATCATCTCAATAAGATGAGGTGCAAATAAGATAAAAATCAGCATGAAAATAGCCGTCGCAATACCAGATGTACGGCCACGACCACCAGAATTTAAACAGATCACACTTTGACCAATCATCGCGCAACCGCACATGCCACCAAAGAAACCACTGACAACATTACCAGCACCTTGGGCAACGGATTCTCTATTGCCTTGGCCACGAGTTTCAGTAATTTCATCAATAAGTGACATGGTCATGAGCGTTTCAATTAAGCCTACAGAAGCGAGAATAAGTGCAAGGATCAAAACTTTAATGGCTTTATCACGATTATCCGGATTGCTCATATCCCAGCCAATATCCGGAAGGTGTAAACTTGGTAAACGCCCTTTTAGACTGCCATCAAGTGCATCTGCAGTGTCTTTTTTACCTTCTGCAATGAGTTTTGTTTGATTGAGCTCCCAACGCTCTTGGACTTGTTCATTAGTGATTTTTTTAGCCACAGTGGCTTCTGCCGTAGCGGCATAATCACGATGGAGAACGGTTTCTTTTTGAGCTGTGAATTGATCTGTAATGATTTCCTTCTCAGTCATAGAAGTACGCTGGCCAAGAACGACGTCAGATACTCTTTTTGAGTGATCCTTTAAAGGTGTAAAGGTAGCGAGCAATGTGCAAATAACGATGGCTGCGAGTGGTGCGGGAATAGCTTTTGTGAATTTGGGAAGGAAGTGAACAATTAACATAGTTAGGACAATCATGCCCATCATCGTCAGCATGGCGGGACTCGTAAGTGCCATCCAGTCGCCAGCATAAGTAAACATATCATGCTGCTTATCGTAAACGACGCGAGTATTTTCTTTGAATTGACCAAATTGTGCCATACCAATGACGATGGCGAGACCATTGACGAAACCGAGCATAACGGGATGCGGTAAGAGGCGAATGAATTTCCCCATTTTGAAGGCCCCAAAGAGTACCTGTAAAATCCCGGTAACAATAACTGCCGCAAGTAAATACTCTAAGCCAAACATAATAATGAAGGCAGTAGTAACGACAGCCATGGAGCCAGCCGCACCAGAGATCATGGCGGGACGTCCGCCGAATACTGAAGTGATAAAGCCAATAAAGAAGGAGCCATAAAGGCCCATCATCGGGTCAATACCCGCAACAAAAGTAAAAGCAACGGCTTCGGGGATCAGAGTGAGTACGGCGGTTAAGCCCGCGAGTATATCATTCTTCAGATTGCCTGAATGTTTTCGTAAAATATTAAACATAATAATTCCTATAAAATTCTAAATAGAGCAATGTCATTTGGAGTCGTAAGCCCTTATTGCTCTGTAAGCTTCGGTAAAAAGTTCTGACAATGAAGGTATGTATAAAAATGTAAAGGGCTAAAACTTTTTTTTGTGAAAGTTTCAGCCCCCTATGACATGAATCAATATTGATTCATGATGATAGAAATTTTTAGTCTTGCATAAGCTCCACAAGTTTTGGCTCAATAGCTTCGGCCCACTTGGGGTACATTTCATTATTGGGGTGAAGAAGATCATTCATTATATTCTTATGTAAAATTCTCTTGTCATCAAGGAAAATAGCGTTGATATTTAAGAAGAAAATATCTTTGTTATCGGCGTAAGTTTTAATGATTTCATTTGTGCCCATAGTGAGTTTGCGGAGTGCATCATTATCATCTTTACCACGTGGGAAGATTGCGAGCATAAGGATTTTTGTCTCAGGTAGTCTTACACGTAACTCTTGGAGAATCGCCTTAACGCCTTTTGCGGTTTCCGCAGAAGCTTCTTTGTTGTGACCGGCATTATTTGTACCAATCATCAAAACGAGAGCTTTTGGATTGATGCCATCAACAGCTCCATGATCTAAACGCCAAAGTACGTGCTCAGTGCGATCTCCGCTAAAACCTAAATTGAGTGCCTTGCGACCTGCGTAGTATTGATCCCAAGTTTTTTTCTGCCTATCCCAAGCATGAGTAATGGAATCCCCGAGGAAAACTAATTGAACATCGCCGAGTTGTTCTTTCTGAGCAAGC is from Lentisphaera profundi and encodes:
- a CDS encoding NERD domain-containing protein, with product MPQFIRLRPEYKCHESEQKVATLLQRLPSHWIVVWGYYYKGPRGVSREGDFLVFNPDAGVLVIEAKGGVLRRNKKTGEWNTHGRTAPDSQLFREIQGVRDILARAGGSYKMVVKGVLACPDLCIQGKVNEYQGLPRELIMDRDDLESFVPQMDAKLGRIMKIGAGEAEKMFRKAFVSEDESGVDPKSVKETDKYLTKLINSKVTRVLNHLIHNRQFVVKGAPGSGKSWMALGLARIWAGRRRERGGSVLILCYNRALRNKLKDIADKMEQGGQARKGTITVRLWEDLARDIYKQNGLEFVVPDEQAARNQFYESQLPLTLEGLVAAGKVTAEYDCLIVDEAQDHDTEFPIHGTNGPGWWSIYFSLLKEGAAARIAVLYDSDQRPSFRRGGMNGFDAEKLYSVLESNPIRLNLFESYRYTMNIFKYLIKIKSNSSKIRTMDLTPAEDLPAGEPVVEKVLKHHLIPKYLDDTIKDLLKRKVCQPEEIMIIANSFSKNRRLLPSGTMGGAKINNGLFPEKNKILYISANKVKGLETKVAFLVGYDADFQQDEQQCQSLFIGASRARQILYVVFTK
- a CDS encoding transposase, whose amino-acid sequence is MYDTLFPEYFIEELRQTIGILCGPLKIAGQIILRPEFQEIKKAIEDDQLQLSKDRAATRNREFKNSSTQKHPPAELVVALFIARHFYDNCYGERGYSMLCENSSLQQFIGRLGIGSFPSRNTIHEQVSALSEKTLNLFHQAILNCVKECGLDDFSAVIIDSTAIKADSAWPVDSQLLKNLSCKMMKNISDVHDQLPCVERRKIPLKRLQNYCDYMSKLDFEISMLKGKKGARKMRQKFYTQELLPRCRKFIIRLEKTLPQIKQHCESAKVLMIDECLSRFIDKVLMVEHRFNMAPKDYDTKTARKIYSMSDNDAAFIKKGGRETVFGYRPNFAFSANGFLTSFTLESGNTSDSKAFSNCLDENKKMTGETAMMISVDDGYSSAANLDDAIEKGATLVSVSGSKGKKLLGEDIYESENYQLARNIRSISEAGISKLKNYHNLERFTVCGLKRVRQETLISAIGFNLERICQLLCQIEIEVAA
- the nadB gene encoding L-aspartate oxidase, translating into MKKVEYDFLIIGSGLAGMYCALQAAEHGSVALISKRELSECNSKYAQGGISCVMSDINDQDSFELHVSDTLKAGAGLCDEKVVTDIVSAGPTAIQKLIDLGVKFTRRSEVDESDDDESGQYNLGREGGHSQRRVLHAGDITGTEVIRALEKACRQEDRIEVFENFHAIDLITTGKLGWGLDKNNCLGAYILDKDNELVTTFLAKSTILATGGAGKVYTYTTNPDIATGDGIAMAYRANADIANMEFFQFHPTCLFDHRINSFLISEAVRGEGAILKIRRKNELVDFMEKYHELKSLAPRDVVARAIDRELKETGEKCVYLDITHHNEEFLRKRFPKIFATCESIGLNMAKDPIPVVPAAHYCCGGVKTDICGTTNITRLYAIGETACTGLHGANRLASNSLLEAVVMGGKSAECAAEMNASLSQSILQTQMNAVPSWTSGNATDSDEQVVITHNWQEMRSFMWDFVGIFRTNKRLQRAKRRIRNIQHEITHYYWDFNITPDLIELRNLACLSELIIDCALSRQESRGLHFNHDFPQKSDTAIESHLRKF
- the trmB gene encoding tRNA (guanine(46)-N(7))-methyltransferase TrmB is translated as MLEIKTPLELIGEFKRLDSIIDFNRPRIELDMGCGKGRFTTELAKRYPEALVMGADIKLDRLRKLNGKAARADCSNVEALHCLGWELFGTQLPDHTIDRVHVICPDPWPKERHRRNRMLSSEFVYRVTRKIKKGGSLHLATDDLPYLEWIKTVTSQLPFLEPDQSVLADIADVQTEFEMNFATQDKPVIHLGFRVLA
- a CDS encoding sulfatase-like hydrolase/transferase, whose product is MSDLKSDLNKLAIFRTYYGLTYLILALVSFVLFPQSFTEMSAGVLIFNITIVLSYTFLYMLPLLMAMALSCGFNKACKFSDRVSNIISYTVMILSATFTSLFFYFDSEIFKGFGFHINSFIWNIISTPGGLDSMGGGYGMPVIASIWSICFGLIFLLMLFFAIKIEKKQLLPSRLSRKVKISLACAYVLIFLYQGTVFGLSHFQAKSHIVSSAYRYPGYISITFRSFLIKKLGMEEIREKDIAVKENSSALNYPSEKIQFNEPKKKLNIVWLVAESWRYGTATEEVMPTTFAFKNKATVFEQHYSGGNGTRMGMFSMFYGLYGPYWFKVLNERRSPVLLDVLQEQNYQMELFTSAKFSYPEFDKTIFSNIPKEHLHPSKGNGGYLNDRKKVTELLNFIDERDQTKPFMFFMFFESPHAPYTFPEDLVVKKDYLEHTNYAMVDIKENIELIYNRYLNSIYHLDTQHKRILDYLEEKNLMENTIVIMTGDHGEEFMEAGRWGHNSEFHQDQIRVPFILWVPGQKAMKYTKMSSHLDLPALLAPHLGISNKPEDYSLGHDLLGEGDRQFTVVSSWNNVGLITEKGKIDIPLSSALSFGSSVTSVDDKAVSKEEKKEIEATPHLMQMFKGLSKFLEK